The Gossypium hirsutum isolate 1008001.06 chromosome A03, Gossypium_hirsutum_v2.1, whole genome shotgun sequence genome contains the following window.
AATAAAGACTGTTCTATATTTATTAActaaagaattgaacttaaatagagaaaagagtcctaatactaattgggaaaatagttaccttattctaataaactactaaaacataaaagaaaataattcccttattctagtaaactactaaaagataaaataaaaatatttctagaatatgaataaaacttatctatctaaataagatttatctacctaaaaaaatatatacatatttcaacaccctccctcaagttggtgcatatatatcaatcatgcccaaCTTGCTTACTAGAAAATTAAAGCTTGTCTTAGAGAGTCCTTTGGTGAGTATGTCAGCAatctgttgttttgaaggaacaaacgttatgcacacttggccttcttcaatcttttccttgataaagtgtctatcaatctcaacatgtttagttctgTCATGTTGGACTAGGTTGTGAGCAATACTAATGGCAGCTTTGCTATCACAAtacaacttcattggtgaagttattggtttactcagctcttccataattctttttaaccacatCATATCACAAATTCCTTGAGCCATTGATATAAACTCAGCCTCTACACTACTTCTTGCTATAACACTTTGTTTTTTGCTTCGCCAAGTCACATGGTTTCCTCAAACAAATGTATAGTATCCTGATGTAGATCTTTTATCTATTATTGAGCCTGCCCAATCTGCATctgtataagcttcaattcctctttgtttggatttcttgaagaataagccATTTCCCGGTGAACTCTTTAAGTATCTTAGAATTCGAAACATTGCTTTTTCATGTTCCTCCATTggggagtgcataaattgactcactaagctcactgtaaaagctatgtctggccttgtatgtgataagtaaattaacttaccaactaatctttggtactgccttttatcaactaatcgaccttctttatttccgaattttacatttggatcaattgATGTGTCAGCTGGGCGGCAACCACTCATTCCAGCTtcttttaaaagatcaatcacatattttttctgagagaacacaagacccttctttgatcgagcaacttccattccaagaaagtatttcaaaggacccaagtctttgatctcaaactccaatgctagatgctccttgagatgccttatttcatccacatcatctcCAGTAAGGATGTTATCATCGACATAAACAATAATAACTGCTATTCTACTTTTTTGTGAATGTCGATAGAACATTGTGTGATCAGCTTACCCTTGTGAGTAACCttgttttttaacaacttgagtgaaTCGTTCAAACCAAGCTCGAGGAGACTGCTTTAGATCAtacaaagatttcttgagtttacatactcgagttccaaatttttcttcaaaacctggaggaggatccatgtaaacttcttcttcaagttttccatttaggaaagcattcttcacatctaactgctgtaaagaccaatcaagattaacaGCATTTGATAAAAGAACTCTGACGGAATTTAATTTTGCCACTGGAGCAAACGTTTCAAGATAATCTATcccgtatgtttgagtgtaaCCTTTAGCCACCAACCGGgctttgtatctatctaaagatccatttgatttgaatttggttgtgaacacccatttacagccCACTGTTTTTTTCCCTACAGGTAATTTCATTGTTTCCCATGTACCTGTTTTTTCAAGAGCGCGCATCTCCTCTAAAATAGCTTCCTTCCACTCAAGAACCTGTAAAGGATCTTTCACATTTTTGGGTATTTGTACAGTACCGAGACACGAAACAAAGGTTGAGAATGTCGAAGATAAGGCTTTATAGGATACAAAGTTAGACATGAGATATTTGACACTAtttctaacaccttttcttttggcaattggaatatctaaatcAGAAAATTCATTGGCTGGATTATGAGCTTTACTTGGACTTTTGACAGGATCTTGCGGGTCGTATTCTTGGTGATGACTCTGGTGGATTCCActtttttgatttttatttcttctggagtaaacaattaactcatttgtttgttctttattctcgtgatcagactctacaccttcatcctcattttcattaacattaacatcattaatttctgTGTTAATTAAAAATTCGCCTTCCCCATTATTAGAATCCCTATGTTGTATATTCCTAgtcttttcttgatcaattatagaatcttccttaatataattccctccctgaagattagaatcaaaataagattgtgtttcaacaaatgtgacatccatggtaataataatcttcctatcaattggatcataacatttgtaaccctttttattagaagcataaccaacaaagacacatttttttgctctaggatctagtttaccttgattgtgaagatgaacaaaaacactacaccCAAAAACTCGGAGGGATAAATCTGTAATCAATTTAGAGTTGggaaagttatctttaaagagaCGAAAAAGATTTCTATAATTTAGAGttttactgggcattctattaataagatatgtagctgttaacaaggcttcgccccaaagataacgtggtacctgactagtgaacatcaatgctctagttacttccaaaagatgtcgattttttctttctgcaatcccattttgttgtggtgtatttgtacaagaactttggtggactattccatgtttggttaagaaaacaccGAATTGGTCGTTAAAAAATTCTCCACCATTATCAGTCCGAAATACTTCTATTTtcacaccaaattgtgttttcaccatagcataaaaagactgaaacacatttttaatttcagacttatcttttaataaaaacacccaacaaagtcgagtatgatcatcaataaaagtgaCAAACCAACATTTTCCTGAAAAAGTCGAGACTCTAaaaggtccccaaacatcactatgaattaacgaaaaaggtttggaggctttatatttttgaggtggaaagaatgaccgatgatgtttagccaattcacaaaattcacaatgatatgaagaaggatttttatttttaaatagattaggtaACAAATATGTTAGATAGTAAAAATTAGGATGTCCAAGCCTATAATGtcaaatcataaccttatcaaaataaaaaaacaggatttaaacataaagtagttattggttgacttagatggtcgtgttcaagaaagtaaattccaccaAATTCTTTAGCATTACCTGTAACAGCtaaatttttcagtggtgtcggaaacagtgattcgagatcactaaatccgacgagtatgtttagaaattttaacaaataataattataggccaagtgcgaacttaaaagaattgtttttaattagtgaatcttgcgattttaaaagaattaatcaggtaaatttggttgaaaacgaggtatcgagacctcagatttataaaccgagccataaatatttttatttatggagtgttattaaattagtattaaagtttcgttagaaaattttaacgtttggttagtcaattaattaaaaaggactaaattgaaaatagtgtgaaatttattaaattgtgattaaatagtttaagtgattaaaaaggagggatttaaaaggcaattggacccaaattgtatgggctggacggttgggcaagaaaatcagcaaaaaagacaaggagaaacaagggcaaaatgggaaattttgcaaattaaacatataaaacaagacaaatttgaaaaatctagagatatcatcatttttcttcagcaaaaacgccatgggaggtctgaaagctgctggtttttcatactttgacatatgtgagttcaattcttacccttttctttgagatttttatgtttttgtgacttttacaattaggtccaagtgtttaattcattagtttttgattttatgaacaaaattaaaagctatcattgatacgtgttagctgtttatgatgaaataaaatgaatttgaagctttgattttgttgtttgatgattttatcaagtaatttcaatagaaattgattttaggacctaattgtgaaaaagttgtgaattaaggtttagtgttaaaattctgatttttaaagattgtgtaatagtttagaatgatggaataaaatgttaattgagaaaaattagcttaatagatgggctaattgagcaaggactgaattgtatgacctttgaaatttagaggaaaaatggtaataaacatcttgaactaaaacaatattggacagcagaagtagactaactttgaaaaatcaccataaattgtagatatcgaattagaagatgaataaatatgaaattaaagcttatagagtctagtttttcatagaagaaacagtgtaagcaatggatttgtaaattatgagatataatgaattttgtgagacaatgttagaatgaattcgggttcccctgttttgactttggaaaatcaccaaaaattggagaaaattaattagagtctaaaatttatatgcttagaattcttaatgagtctattttcaatagaaatcaatgggaacattatccgagttttgtactgtgatataattaatttttagtgaagagaggtcagaactgttggatagtgaaacaggggaaacttaaatgaataaactgtactaattggctaaaccaaaaattcttaaaattttatggtggaatgatatgtgagtctagttttagggaaaatttacggatcttaatttttagctctgtagctcgaattataaataattgagtgactatgactcgtgtgaacagattgatgtgagcattaataagtaaattgtgaaatcgtacttacaagaatgttatatacattaaggatgtggaatggagaggaggaggaggaaaaaatatatatgaatattcagttagcatggctaatttgcatgttttaagctcatggactaaattgaataaaagtaaaactttagggggcaattttgtaaaaatgtcaaaaatgactaaattgaagggaataaattgttttattatctaaattaataaattaaatgaaattatcaatttaagattgggtgaaatttgagaaaatagtaaattaccaatatgcccctaaatcttagtatttctgcaatttagtcaggtaggttcggataccctgaatgagcaagtaaatatgacaatttaagtattgtatcgtattttatatgatattttgaattgaatatatgaaaaggatgttacatgaaacatgaaaatgaatactaaataatataaattaattgaaattattctgaaaatttcggtaatgcctcgtatcctatcccggtctcaggtacgggtatggggtattacatttaacAATCATCCTCCCCAAGACCATGTCCTGAAACTTACACATAGGGGAGTTAAATATAACATGACATTTGAGGACTGGGATAATTTACTGaccgatatgagattacaagctagatttggcacatgtaaaacatcatgtaaaaccaaggaagatgaaattttaacagtGTCTTTCCCGGCTATTGCCGAGAAGGACCCATCTGctactttgatctttttgtttcctgcgcaaggtgtgtaagttgaaaaaagaaaatgactactagTCATGTGATCACTAGCTCCAGAATTAACGATCCATgtgtttgttttacaaggcttgacactgaaaaaaacagaaaaatcagtacctgattgggcaaaagaggaagaaggattattggatgagttaggaatagaagaattcatccgaaattgtggtgattgaaaaaacttgtgtagatgctctaattgttccttagtgaatggaGACCCTTCCAGAGAACTTTGGCCCTCATAATTTCCATTAGTTGTTTGGAAAGCTCTGTTATCCCCTGATTGTGAACCACGACCATTGCCACTCTTTTTTCTTCCATTTGTTGGTTTCCCATGAAGCTTCCAACACGTTTCTCGAGTGTGCCAATATTTTTTGCAGTGATCGCACCAAAGTTTTTTCTTATCTCCAGTGAAGACTGTTTTAACCATGATGTTACTAGAGATTTTAACCTAGCTCAGATGccatgaaagttttcaagagagcttttaataaaactgttctatatttattaactaaagaattgaacttaaatagaaaaaagagtcctaatcctaattgggaaaatagttcccttattctaataaactactaaaacataaaagaaaatagttcccttattctagtaaactactaaaagataaaataaaaatatttctagaatatgaataaaacttatctacctaaataagatttatctacctaaaaagatatatacatatttcaacggGTTTTGCTTCCCTTGAGTCCCTACATTGAGTTGCTTCATTCAAAGGACTTCCTTTGGGATGCCtgtttgtgtgtatatatattcatccaATCCCCATTTTCATCAGCTCAGCACCAACAAAAGCTTTTCAGTTTCCTAAGATCTTTACATTCACTTCCTCCTCTTGTCCTACTTAATATTCTCTCTCATTTTACAAAAGCAAACAAGATGATTAGTGCAAAGAAACTCATAAAGTTGGCAAGGAAATGGCAAAAAATTGCAGCCATTAAGAGAAAAAGAATCACCTTCTTAAGAACTAGTGGTGATGTTTTTGACACGACCAGTTGCAGCACATCATCAGAGGTCAAGAAAGGTCACTTTGTGGTATATAGTGCAGATGAGAAGCGGTTTGTGCTTCCATTGGAATATCTGAAGAACAAAATAGTAATGGAGCTGTTCAACTTGGCAGAAGAGTTTGGTCTATCAGGCAATGGGGTTCTCATCTTGCCTTGTGATGCAACCTTTATGGAATATGTAATTGCTTTGGTCAAAAGGAATCCAAGTAAAGCTGTGGAGCAAGCACTGATCCTTTCTATAGCCAGTGATCATTGCATATC
Protein-coding sequences here:
- the LOC107927861 gene encoding auxin-responsive protein SAUR67; translation: MISAKKLIKLARKWQKIAAIKRKRITFLRTSGDVFDTTSCSTSSEVKKGHFVVYSADEKRFVLPLEYLKNKIVMELFNLAEEFGLSGNGVLILPCDATFMEYVIALVKRNPSKAVEQALILSIASDHCISSYLYQEETSQQLLICSF